The following are encoded in a window of Sphaerisporangium siamense genomic DNA:
- a CDS encoding branched-chain amino acid ABC transporter ATP-binding protein/permease yields the protein MNALVHRYRPLGIVLLLALLLIAPTAGLLNGYWSRTVMLIAILSLLVSGLNVVLGYAGELAMGQVALYAVGAYVAGYLGVELGMTNVLFSLLGATLAAVVVGLITGIPGLRLGGWSLAMVTFFLVTLVPNLVDVFSGFTGGTLGMGTAVPTLFGMEIVGDRLYWLIILVVAAWFAVARNLLLSRHGNMFLVLRQSPILASVLGVSVYRLKLLVYVVGAIPAALAGALFSMLDGFIAPDTFTFALALSVLAASVVGGATSVYGAIAGAAVMQLGQQTFTQFQTWQLVIYGAFLLIAGIAFNRGLAGLAQDGLAAVRRRGWLPTPAPVTVAAAEPAGEVETRLEPLHGVTLRTEGLGKSFGGNRALDDVTIEARPGEVTALIGPNGSGKTTMLNLICGLYKPSAGRLLLGEEEIGGHPTYRIARHGVARTFQTPLIPAHMTTLAFVATGRYVSHRVGILPAILRLPAFRKGYATDDARAMALLRLVGIADVAHQQVDSLALGTRRLVEVARCLASGARVFLFDEVGSGLDESDLEVLERAIGMIREAGGTVILVEHNFPLVLKLSDRIHVLSQGRLLASGTPAQIQNDRRVLAEYTGATDGGDAADAFDSVADLQAADGPATPKGAK from the coding sequence ATGAACGCCCTCGTCCACCGGTACCGCCCGCTGGGCATCGTGCTCCTGCTGGCCCTGCTGCTCATCGCCCCCACCGCGGGCCTGCTCAACGGCTACTGGTCGCGCACGGTGATGCTGATCGCGATCCTGAGCCTGCTGGTCAGCGGCCTGAACGTCGTCCTCGGCTACGCCGGCGAGCTGGCCATGGGACAGGTCGCGCTGTACGCCGTGGGCGCCTACGTCGCGGGCTACCTCGGCGTCGAGCTCGGCATGACGAACGTGCTGTTCTCGCTGCTGGGGGCCACCCTGGCCGCGGTCGTGGTCGGTCTCATCACCGGCATACCCGGGTTGCGCCTCGGCGGCTGGTCGCTGGCGATGGTGACGTTCTTCCTGGTCACGCTGGTGCCGAACCTGGTCGACGTCTTCTCCGGCTTCACCGGCGGCACGCTCGGCATGGGCACCGCCGTCCCCACCCTGTTCGGCATGGAGATCGTCGGCGACCGGCTCTACTGGCTGATCATCCTGGTCGTGGCGGCCTGGTTCGCGGTCGCCCGCAACCTGCTGCTGTCGCGGCACGGCAACATGTTCCTGGTCCTGCGGCAGAGCCCGATCCTGGCCTCGGTGCTCGGCGTCTCGGTGTACCGGCTGAAGCTGCTGGTGTACGTCGTCGGCGCGATCCCCGCCGCACTGGCCGGGGCGCTGTTCTCGATGCTGGACGGGTTCATCGCGCCGGACACCTTCACCTTCGCGCTCGCGCTCAGCGTGCTCGCCGCGTCCGTCGTCGGCGGCGCGACCTCGGTGTACGGCGCGATCGCCGGCGCGGCGGTGATGCAGCTCGGGCAGCAGACCTTCACCCAGTTCCAGACCTGGCAGCTCGTCATCTACGGCGCGTTCCTGCTGATCGCGGGCATCGCGTTCAACCGAGGGCTCGCCGGCCTCGCCCAGGACGGCCTGGCCGCCGTCCGCCGCAGGGGCTGGCTGCCGACTCCCGCCCCGGTCACCGTCGCCGCCGCCGAACCGGCCGGCGAGGTGGAGACGCGGCTCGAACCGCTGCACGGCGTGACGCTGCGCACCGAGGGGCTCGGCAAGTCCTTCGGCGGCAACCGGGCGCTCGACGACGTCACGATCGAGGCCAGGCCCGGCGAGGTCACCGCGCTCATCGGCCCGAACGGCTCGGGCAAGACCACCATGCTGAACCTGATCTGCGGCCTCTACAAGCCGTCCGCCGGGCGGCTGCTGCTGGGCGAGGAGGAGATCGGCGGCCACCCGACGTACCGCATCGCCCGGCACGGCGTGGCCCGCACCTTCCAGACCCCGCTGATCCCCGCGCACATGACGACGCTCGCGTTCGTCGCCACCGGCAGGTACGTGAGCCACCGCGTCGGCATCCTGCCCGCGATCCTGCGCCTCCCGGCCTTCCGCAAGGGGTACGCGACCGACGACGCGCGGGCCATGGCCCTGCTGCGGCTGGTCGGCATCGCCGACGTCGCCCACCAGCAGGTCGACTCGCTGGCCCTCGGCACCCGGCGGCTGGTCGAGGTGGCCCGCTGCCTCGCCTCCGGCGCCCGCGTGTTCCTGTTCGACGAGGTCGGCTCCGGCCTCGACGAGAGCGACCTCGAAGTGCTCGAACGGGCCATCGGAATGATCCGCGAGGCCGGCGGGACGGTGATCCTCGTCGAGCACAACTTCCCCCTCGTGCTCAAGCTGTCCGACCGAATCCACGTGCTCAGCCAGGGACGGCTGCTCGCCTCCGGCACTCCCGCGCAGATCCAGAACGACCGCAGGGTGCTCGCCGAGTACACCGGCGCGACCGACGGCGGGGATGCCGCCGACGCCTTCGACTCGGTGGCCGACCTTCAGGCCGCCGACGGTCCCGCCACGCCGAAGGGAGCCAAGTGA
- a CDS encoding SDR family NAD(P)-dependent oxidoreductase has protein sequence MLLKDRVAVVTGAAQGIGRSVAELYAREGARVAVVDVKADAAEKVAAGIREAGGQAMAVACDVSDRAAVDEAAAAVKAAYGPIDILVNNAGVTRPAMLHKMTQEEWDVVMGVHLHGSFYWLQAVVHDMIERQRGWIIFSSSSTAQNGSIGQINYAAAKSGMLGMVRTAARELGRYNILVNAVAPAAATEMTLKVRTDPRFADGVKRLPLRRHAEPEEIAPTFLYLASDASSYVTGQVLSVDGGGMMVR, from the coding sequence ATGTTGCTGAAGGACAGGGTCGCCGTGGTCACCGGCGCCGCGCAGGGCATCGGCCGGTCGGTCGCCGAGCTGTACGCCCGCGAGGGCGCCCGGGTGGCGGTGGTCGACGTCAAGGCGGACGCCGCGGAGAAGGTGGCGGCGGGCATCCGTGAGGCGGGCGGCCAGGCGATGGCCGTGGCCTGCGACGTGTCGGACCGGGCGGCGGTGGACGAGGCGGCCGCGGCCGTGAAGGCGGCGTACGGGCCGATCGACATCCTGGTGAACAACGCGGGCGTCACGCGCCCGGCGATGCTGCACAAGATGACCCAGGAGGAGTGGGACGTCGTCATGGGCGTCCACCTGCACGGCTCCTTCTACTGGCTGCAGGCCGTGGTGCACGACATGATCGAGCGGCAGCGCGGGTGGATCATCTTCAGCTCCTCCTCGACCGCGCAGAACGGCTCGATCGGCCAGATCAACTACGCGGCCGCCAAGTCGGGGATGCTCGGCATGGTCCGCACGGCCGCCCGCGAGCTCGGCCGGTACAACATCCTGGTCAACGCGGTCGCGCCCGCGGCGGCCACCGAGATGACGCTCAAGGTCCGCACGGACCCGCGCTTCGCCGACGGCGTCAAGCGGCTGCCGCTGCGCCGCCACGCCGAACCCGAGGAGATCGCGCCGACCTTCCTGTACCTGGCCTCCGACGCGAGCAGCTACGTCACCGGCCAGGTCCTCTCGGTGGACGGCGGCGGGATGATGGTGCGTTGA
- a CDS encoding ABC transporter ATP-binding protein, translating to MLSVTGVTGGYGDLRVLWDVDVAVRPGRITVVLGRNGAGKTSLLSAIAGLLPTVSQGRVELDGRDLSGAAAHRRVRAGLALVQENKRVFRARSVEENLLLGGYSLGGFGLRGGARGAALEKAYERFPVLRQRRREPAGSLSGGQQQMLAIGQALMPGPKLLMLDEPSAGLAPAIVNEVLEMVAALRDEGLSILLVEQRIEHALAIADDVAVMENGRIITTGPKSAFDDGAVIREVYLGRSGERLTTGNH from the coding sequence ATGTTGTCCGTCACCGGCGTCACCGGTGGATACGGTGACCTGCGGGTCCTGTGGGACGTGGACGTGGCCGTGCGCCCCGGCCGGATCACCGTCGTGCTCGGGCGCAACGGCGCCGGCAAGACCTCGCTGCTCTCCGCCATCGCCGGGCTGCTGCCCACCGTGAGCCAGGGCCGCGTCGAGCTCGACGGGCGCGACCTCAGCGGCGCCGCCGCCCACCGGCGGGTGCGGGCCGGTCTCGCGCTCGTGCAGGAGAACAAGCGGGTGTTCCGCGCCCGCAGCGTCGAGGAGAACCTGCTCCTCGGCGGATACAGCCTCGGCGGCTTCGGGCTGCGCGGCGGCGCGCGCGGGGCGGCGCTGGAGAAGGCCTACGAGCGTTTCCCCGTCCTGCGCCAGCGGCGGCGCGAACCGGCGGGCAGCCTGTCCGGCGGCCAGCAGCAGATGCTGGCCATCGGACAGGCCCTGATGCCGGGGCCGAAGCTGCTGATGCTCGACGAGCCCTCCGCGGGCCTCGCGCCCGCCATCGTCAACGAGGTCCTGGAGATGGTCGCGGCGCTGCGCGACGAGGGCCTGTCCATCCTGCTGGTCGAGCAGCGGATCGAGCACGCGCTGGCCATCGCCGACGACGTCGCGGTCATGGAGAACGGGCGCATCATCACCACCGGCCCGAAGTCCGCCTTCGACGACGGCGCGGTGATCCGCGAGGTCTACCTCGGCCGGTCGGGCGAACGCCTGACCACCGGCAACCATTGA